The following are encoded in a window of Ricinus communis isolate WT05 ecotype wild-type chromosome 4, ASM1957865v1, whole genome shotgun sequence genomic DNA:
- the LOC107260990 gene encoding uncharacterized protein LOC107260990 has protein sequence MGQKPNRITEEVWNNWTAHWSFKQVHRKRVATSRNRCSETSGEGSGPSLNTRDSIYMVKRVRRMAHELGRDPDPIELFKAMHTRQTLDGDHYHKLVESASQPTEESTQPAKPDTMELFLQAADGEKKHHIYGLGAKALSFSHYSSCSSTTRSQGTDIPDPSL, from the exons ATGGGTCAGAAACCGAATAGGATCACAGAGGAGGTTTGGAATAACTGGACAGCCCATTGGTCCTTTAAGCAGGTTCACAGGAAGCGTGTTGCTACCTCCAGGAATCGATGTAGCGAGACTAGTGGGGAGGGATCAGGACCTTCACTCAATACTAGGGATTCGATTTATATGGTTAAACGAGTCAGGAGGAtg GCACATGAGTTAGGTCGAGACCCCGACCCTATTGAGCTGTTCAAGGCCATGCATACTAGGCAGACATTAGATGGAG ATCATTACCATAAGCTTGTAGAATCTGCTTCTCAACCAACTGAGGAATCTACACAGCCAGCAAAGCCAGACACGATGGAGTTATTCCTCCAAGCGGCAGACGGGGAGAAGAAGCACCATATCTATGGCCTGGGTGCTAAGGCACTCTCCTTTAGCCATTATTCATCTTGCAGCTCCACTACCCGGTCCCAAGGTACAGATATACCAGATCCGTCTCTATAA